The Oxobacter pfennigii genome includes the window GTCTCAAAAAGTCACGAAGAAAACAGACGTTGTAGTAGTTGGCGCAGGTATAGCGGGATTATCTGCTGCAATCGAGGCTGCAAATGGCGGAGCGAAAGTTATTCTTTTGGAAAAAATGCCTGCAACTGGTGGAAGCACAATAAGGTCGGGAGCTAAAATACTAGCGGCGGAATCTTCCATTCAAAAGGCAGCTGGGGTACAGGATACGGCAGAAGACTTTGCAAAATTTCTTATAGATATAGGTGAAGGTAAAGTAAATGAAGACTTCGTAAATTTAATAGCAGAAAATTCAGGGCCTAATATTGAGTGGCTTATTAAAAATGGTGTAAGATTTGAACCGGGAGTTGAACCTCTTCATTCATATCGCTCACCTTCCAGAGGACATATGGTGGCAGAGCATTCCGGTGCCAATCTTATTAAACCGCTAGAAGCAAAAGCAAAAGAGCTCGGAGTAGAGTTATTATTGGAAACACCTGCAATGAGTTTAATAAGTCAGGATGGAAAAGTTACTGGGGTAAATGCCAAAAATTTTGCTGGAGATGAAATAACTATAAATTCTAAAGCGGTAATTTTAGCAACGGGAGGCTTTGACAGAAATCCAGAACTTATAGCAAAATATTATCCCAGTGCGGGGAGTTTCAGTACCGGTGTCGGGCAGGGAAATACCGGCGACGGACTTATAATGGCAGAGAGTATGGGAGCAGAAATTATAAATAACGATGCGGGTATATTGCTTGTAATGAATTCCGATACAGGACTTGGATATGGAGAAGCAGCTGATGGGTTATTCGTAACTCCTCAAGGCAAGCGCTTTATGGATGAAAAGGACTTTCACTTTACCAGAACAAGGATATTATATGATTTGGGAATAAACCATTTCTACTATATAATTGATGAAACAGATTATAATGAAGCTGTAGGAGGCGCTGTGGAGGCCGGTACAGCGTTTGAAGCTGATACTGTAGAAGAACTAGCAAAGAAAATAGGTGCAGATGTGTCTACTTTGAAAGCAACTTTAAGCAGGTATAATGAACTGGCTAAAAAAGGAAAAGATGAAGACTTTAACAAACCTGCAGAATTTTTGACACCTATTGAAAAGGGTAAATTTTATGCAATTAAAATGATGGGAGTTTTAAGCGGCACTATGAGCGGAGTGAAAATTGATATTAACGGTCATGTAATAAATACTAAAAATGAGGTTATTCCGGGATTATTTGCAGCTGGTGAGGTAGCAAACGGGCAGATATTTTACAGAGAATATCCGGGAAGCGGTGCATCAATAATAGCCAATCTTACCTTTGGGAGACAGGCGGGAGCGTCTGCTTCAAAAGAAGCATTAAATAAATAAAATTTTTTATTCTTCCTATTTTAATATATATACAGAAAACACCCGTTCTAAGAACGGGTGTTTTCTGTATATATATTATTGCGGCTCAAAATGCTATTCTATATATAAATATGTGTAATAGGAACATTCTATATATTAAATATAAGGTGTGAGTTTATGGATAAAACGCTTTTAATAATTGCAGATAATTCTGAGGTTATAAAAAAATTGAAGTCACTGGTATTTAAATATAAAGGGTTAAAACTTATTGACAATCTAACTAAAGATGTCAGCCAATTGGAGTTTTTTAAAAAGGCATTGCCGGATATTCTCATATTAAGCTTCGGGACTTTTGATAAAGATAAGAGTGCATTAATTGAATATATAAGAAGAGATCTTCCGGACATACAGATAATTATAGTTACAGATATTCCTCTTTTTAAATATACACAAAAAGCCATTAATGAATGGAAAATAAGCTATCTGATTGATAGATCCTATTTGAGTAATAGTCTGCTGGAAAAAGCTCTTGACTTTGTTTGGCAGGAGCTTGAAGAAAAAAGGATAAATAACGGGTACAAAAACAAAGTAAATGAATTGTCAGAAAAATTGGATGAATTATCATTATATATATTGCATGAGGAAGTCATCGCAGGGGCTTCAGAGAGGGATATAAAAATAGCCGAAGGATATTATGGGATAGGCTTAGACTTTGATACTCGAGAATATTATCTTGGATTTTGTGGTTATACCAGCAGCATGTATTCGCAATATAATGTAAATGGGGTGTTATTTTACGACTATTTTAGACTTTTACGATCAAAAATAAGGAATTTATACAAACCGGGATATAAGGCAGAAGTATTTCTGTATGCTGCTTCAAAAAACTTTATAATAATTGTAAGCAGAGATTACTCAATAAATACCAAAGAAGGTGTCAATAAAGTAATAGAAGAAATTCACAATCTTATACAATTTGAATTTGAACGTTGGATTTCAAAAGGTAAAAGCAATTATATAAATTTTACGGCTATTTCTGAAAAAATCAGCGGATTAGGCCGTCACGTCAGAGATGAACTGCAAAGTATAGTAACACTGCATCAGCTTGTTTTTTTTATACCGGAACAAAAAATAGTCAGGCTTAAGGACAAAGAGGCTCTTTTAAAATCCAGGAATACAGAATATGTTAATTTAATTTTGAACAATGTAAAAGGAGCGTTAATGTCAGGTCGAAGGGCAAGGCTTGAAAATATAATTCACACTTTGTTCATTGAAACTCTTAAATACTCTTTTAATCCATCTTTATGCTTCTATTCATTAGATCACCTTAAAGATGTATACATTGAAACGGTGCAATCTAATAATATCGTTAACAGAACAGATGTACAAAAGATATTTTCCTTACATGAATATATATCAATTGAAAATGCTTATCAGCAGGTTTGTGATGTGTTCTGTAACTTACAAAAACAAATCATATCTAAAATTAGTTCTAAGAGTATAATAACTAACGATGCTATTAATTACATCAGACAAAATTATGCAAATAAGATATCATTAAACAGTATTTCTGAATATGTATGTATTTCCCCATATTATCTTTGCAGGATATTTAAACAGGAGACAGGTAAAAGCCTTAATGAATTTATTATTTCAGTAAGGGTGGAGCATGCGAAGAAGTTATTTGATACCACCACCTATAAAGTGTGGGAGGTTTGTGAAAAGTCCGGATTTCATAATTCCAAATATTTCAGCCAGGTTTTTAAAAAAATAGTGGGTATAACACCTAAAGAATATAAAGAGATGAAAAAACAAGAAGATAAATGATTTAGAAGTTAGCAGTTCTCATATATATAAGTATATCAATAATAAGATTTGTCAGCTCATATTTATTTTTAACCTCCTTGACATGTACGCCGCTTGAAGTAAAATGTAATAAAAGAAGAATTTACTTTATTAGTTAATCATATGTATTAAAAAATTAAAATAAATGGAGGTATTTTGTATGAATGTAACAGAAGCTTTGAATGGGCGCCATTCTACAAGGGCATTTTTATCAACACCTATTGAGAAGGAAAAGCTAAATGCAATTTTGGAAGCTGCAGCCCGCACTCCGTCCTGGGCTAATTCACAGCCCTGGGAAGTATTTATTGCAACAGGTGAAACCCTTGAAAAAATAAAAAAGGGTTATTTGGATAAGTATGCTCAAAAAGCTCAGGCTTCACCAGAAGTTCCACGCCCGGCTGAATGGTCGGAAGCAGCAAAGAAACACCAGCAGCAGCTTCGCCCGGATATGCTTCGTGACTGCGGCGATGCCGCAGGGCAGTTCGGAAAATTAAATCAAGCAATGTTCAATACACCGGCGGTAGTTTATATTTATATGGATAAAGTTTTATCCGAATGGTCACTTTATGATATCGGCGCATATTCCCAAAGCTTGATGCTGGCTGCTGTTGAACAGGGACTTTCAACCATTCCTGCTATAACTCTTGTGCATTATCCTGAAGTTCAGCGTGAAGTGCTTAAAGTTCCCGATAACCTTAAACTGACCATAGGTATCGCAATTGGCTATGCCGATAAGGAAAATAAAATCAATAATTTTATAAGCGGCAGAGGCTCCCTTGATGACACTGTCCATATATATGAATAATTAAAAGTTATAATATTAAAAAATTCCGTTCCTAATATAAGGAACGGAATTTTTTTGATAAAAGGACTAACGGGATATTGTCTCGGTTAGCTTGACCTGACTTGGCCTGATACCGAAATAGTCGGTGTCAGCTTTTCAGATTTCTTTCTGGGCTGACCGTGATATTGATATGGTCACTTCTTATCACTAATGGAGCTTTCTGAGAATATATTCTTTTTAAGGAATATATTTTTTGCATAATGCAGATATTTATAAAGAGCGAAATTACAAAGAATTTATCCGGTTAAATGAACACAGGAGGGACAGTTTAATTTTGGGAAGCAGTAAATATAAAAAATATATTGAGGAAGATTCATATTACAACAGGGAACTGAAGTTTTATATTGAAAAACCAAAGCGCTGGATTTTCGTGCCTCAGCATTGGATTGAAAGTTTCAAATTAAAGGATCTTGAAAGAAAGTCTGAATTAAAGGAGAGGTTAAGAAGGGGTGCAATGCCCTTTATTTATTTTTATATGCCACATAACAATTATAAATATCCCTTCCCTGCAGTGAGATGTGCCTGCAGGCTGAAAAGGGGAACTAAAAAAATCAAGTTCCTGGATCATACAAGGGCAATGATAAGAGCCCTTGACAGTGAATTTGAGAATTTTGAAATAGTAGAGCAGCCTGAGGATTGCATTATATCGGGACACAGAGGTATAATTTTGCGAAGCAGATTTACTTTGAAAAATCACTATGGTAAAGACATCGAATATTTAAGCAGGATTGTCATTATAAACGGTACGGATTTTGTGTATATGATAGTCTTAACTGGCAGCATGGAGGGTGAATATTACTGTGAGGAGGAATTTACTCAAAGCATCCAATCCATAAAAATAATGTAATAGGTGCATGTAACTTAAGTTATCTTCAGTGTGAATAGAGATTCAATCTTTGTACATAATCATAATAATGCTGAATGACCATTTTAAACTTAAGTTACATGCAATACATCAATATAATTTGTCACTTAAAAGATACCCAAGCAGTATACTATTACATATTATATATTGAAAAGAAGCAAATTTTAGCAGTATAAAAAAAACACGGCATGAAATAATTAAAATGAGAGGTGATGATATTGGCCAAATATATTAAAAATCCTGTAGCTATTGATGCAATGGAATACAGCATAGGATTGGAAGACGGTTTTGACGAAGTAGAAGAAGCCGTTAAATTCGGCCTTGACCTTGATAATTATATTAATCCTTACAATTCCCCCAAAATTCCCTATATTAAAACCTTGGAAGGCAAGCACTATATAAGCAGAGGGGATTACATTATAACCGGCGTGGATGGGGAAAGATATCCATGCAGAAGAAGCATATTTTTAAAGACTTATACTTTATTAAGCCGCTAAAGCTCACTGCTGCTTATTGGCAGGGGGCTTATTTTTATTGTTTAATTCTAAAGACTTCCAGCTGATATGTTCCGCTTTAACTATTGAATAAACATTTGAAAGAAGCAGTTCATCTTTATATTTCCCTTTATAGGGTAAAGACTGAGTTTCAAATAAGTATTTGTGGCACTTCAAATCTTCTGCGGCAGAACGGTATTCAATCCATTTTTCATGAAATCTGTAATGGGCATTCAAGGCCGTCATAATAGACGCTGCAGAGCCTAAGAAAGCGATGAGATATTTAAAAAAAGGATATATTTCAATAAACAGGCTAATCAATGGTATCAATGCAGACAATACAATGCTGGATACAGTGAGTATATAATAATTCCTTTTATATATAATGGACTTTTCATCATAATACTTATAGTTTTCCACAAGGTACTCCAAAGCTTTGCAATTATTATTCAAATCCATAGCTTTCTACCTTTCATACATACACTCATATTTTTTTATAATACTTTGAATTATTTGTGCTGCACCCAAGGGTGACTGTATGTGGCAAATAAATTTGCTTCTAATGTATTCGGGAATCCTTGAATCTATTTTTGTATCTATATTTTCATCCATAAGAACCGGGCATATTTCTTTTATCTGCCCCATCTTTACAAGCCTTATGGCTTCTTTTAATTCCCGCTGCACATTAGGGCTTGCCAGTGAATTTTGGGTGGTGATTAAAAAGAATAAATCTATATTTACCAGGCTTTTTATCACCTTTTCCATGGTGTCATTGGCACTGTTATCCTGCTTATAATGGCATAAATTATGCTGAGAGGGATTTATATCAATGTTATTAAGGATGATTTCAATAGTATCCAAATCCAATCCGCTATAAGAGAAAAATATGTTCAGCACCATTTTCACCCCCGTTTGCTAGTACATTTTATGTCACTTAACAGGCATAAATTCTATTTAAATTTATTGTTATAAACAGGTTGCAAAATAAAAAAGGGTTTAAAACCCTTAAATTTCCTTATAAACCAAATTGTCTTGATAATCCTCCAATATATCCTGCTCATTGAAAAGGATTGATACAGCCTCCTCGTAATCTCTAAGCTTTACTGATTTTTTAATTCTTTTTGCGTATTTTTCGTTGTTGGAAAACAGGCAAATCATATAAAACCACAGGCCTTTCATTTTAAAAAGAACATTTATATCCCCTGAAAGTATGCTTTTATAGTCATCATATAGTTTATCATGAAATTCTTTAAGCTTTTGCTTTTGGATTTTGATGTTTTGATTTATCTCTCTTGTGAGACAAGGGTTGGATAATACCCCTCTGCCTAGCATGACAGAGTTTATATCGGGGAAATTCTCCTTGAAGGTATTATAATCCTTGAGGGTAAATATATCGCCGTTGTAGCAAATTGGATTTTTGCTTAATTTAAGAGCTTCCTTAAAAATTCTTAAGTTGGGTTTGTTTTTATAAAAATCCTTTTGAATCCTTGGGTGGATTGTAAGCTCATATATGGGGTACTTATTGAATATATCAATCAAAGTATAAAATTCCTCCGGGGCATCTTTTCCCAACCTGGTCTTTACGGAGATTTTAGCTTTACATTGAGAAAAAACTTCATCCAAAAATACATCAAGCTCTTGTGTTTTTGCCAAAAATCCGGATCCCTTGTTTTTTGAAACAACGGTACCAAAGGGACAGCCTAAGTTCAGATTTATTTCCTCATAGCCAAATTGGTTTATTTTGTTTGCCATACTGATAAAATCCTTTGAATTATTGGAAAGCAATTGTGGAATCAAGTATAGGCCTTCATTATTTTCAGGCAGAATATCATTCAATTCCCTGGTTTTTAATTTTGAGCTTTGATTTGTGGATATAAAAGGAGAAAAATATTTATCTATATTATTAAAACAGGCGTTGTGTGCTTTTCTGTAAATATATCCTGTCAAGCCTTCCATTGGTGCCATGTAAATTTTCATAATATTGTTTTGTTTCCCTTCAAAAATTTTTTATTAATTAATTTCGGCACAATAACTGTACTTTATATTATTAATTTTGTCCATATGAAAAGTTAATCCGAAAAAATTATGGTAAAATATATAAAATATTTATTGCCGCCGGAATAGTTTTGGATAATTTGATAAAAACGATAAAAATTACGTAATTTTATACTGAATGTATGAATTATTAAAGTTGTTTTATATAATTAAATTAATAAATCCTTTCGAAAGAAGTTGACGGTTATGGATAGCATTGATACAAGTATACTCAAATTACTTCAGGAAAACTCCAGAATCTCTATTTCAGAGATTAGCAGTCAGATTAACCTTTCAATTTCTGCTGTAAGTGAAAGGTTAAAAAAGCTTGAGTCCTCAGGAATAATAGAGCAATATACCACCATAATAAATCCTGTAAAGGTTGGAAAGCTGTTAACTGCAACCATGTTTTTGAATTTAGAGAGTCCCAAATATTCTGAAGGTTTTTTACAGTTCATACAATCGGAAAATGAAATAATAGAGTGTTATTATTTGGCCGGAGAATATGATTACATACTCAAAATAATAACTCAGAACACTTTTACCCTTGAAGCTCTTCTTAAAAATATCAAGAGCATAAGAGGGGTACAGAAAACAAGGACAATAGTTGCCTTATCAACAATAAAGAATATATATTCCGTCAAGGCGGAAGAGGACAATTTATAAATGTTGGAGGAGTAGATTATGATAATCGGAGTTCCTAAGGAAATAAAAAATAATGAAAACAGGGTGGGAATTACACCGGGAGGAGCTCACGCTCTTGTTAAAAATGGTCATAAAGTTTTAATTGAAAAATCAGCAGGGCAGGGCAGCGGTATAAACGATGATGAATATGCATCTGTTGGTGCAAAAATATATAATAGTAATATAGATATCTATAATGATTCGGACATTATCGTAAAGGTAAAGGAACCTTTGGAGAGTGAGTATGAATTATTCAAAGAAAGCCAGACATTATTCACTTATCTCCATCTTGCGCCTAATCCGGCACTTACCCAAGCACTATTAAAGAAGAGGATTACGGGAATAGCTTACGAGACGGTGCAGTTATCAAACGGCTCTCTTCCTCTTCTTGCTCCCATGAGCGAGGTGGCAGGAAGAATGTCGGTACAGGTAGGGGCCAATCTCCTTTTGAAATATTCGGGAGGTTTGGGTGTTTTATTAGGAGGAGTTCCGGGTGTTCCACAAGCTGAAGTCGTCATAATAGGCGGGGGTACAGTGGGAACCAACGCTGCTAAAATGGCAGTTGGTCTTGGTGCCAGAGTAACCATAATGGATATAAACAGAAACAGATTATCTTATCTTGACGATATGTTTGGCGGACGTCTTACTACTTTAATATATAATGAATATAACGCAGCAGAGATGGTTAAAAAAGCCGACCTTCTCATAGGAGCAGTACTTGTAGTAGGAGAAAAAGCACCTAAGATTGTAAGTGAAGAAATGGTAAAAGCCATGAAAAAGGGATCTGTAATAGTAGATGTTGCCATAGATCAGGGAGGTTCCATCGAGACTATAGACAGGGTGACAACTCACGATAACCCAAGCTATGAAAAGTATGGAGTTATTCACTACTCCGTCGCCAATATGCCGGGAGCAGTTCCAAGAACCTCTACCTATGCACTGACAGGAGCAACTCTTCCCTATCTTTTGGCCATAGCCGATAAGGGAGCCGAAGGTGCCATGTTAAGCGATAAAGGCATTATGCTGGGGCTAAACACTTACAAAGGTTTTATAACCAATAAGCCAGTGGCAGACAGCCTTAACCTTGAATATACAGCAGCAGAAAAGCTTATTCAATAGACTGTACAAATACTATATCAGCATTTTACACTACTCCATATAAAAATCAGCCAATCAATTTATTTGATTGGCTGATTTTAATTAAATCTTATTTTATGCTTCAATCAATTCTGCAGCTTTTTTAAGGTGTTCCATGATTTCAATATGCTGTGGACATGCACCTTCGCACTGGCCGCAGGTATAACATGTTGAGGCTTTTCCGCT containing:
- a CDS encoding flavocytochrome c, giving the protein MLKKKRLLSLLLSVVMILLIAGCSNASTSKSGNAEAKFKAGSYTSETKGHNGIIKLSVTVDENSIKEVKILEHSETKGVSDPAIYNIPLKIVDRQTLAVDTYAGCTVSSNAILTAAEEALKQAGADIAALKIKKEENTESQKVTKKTDVVVVGAGIAGLSAAIEAANGGAKVILLEKMPATGGSTIRSGAKILAAESSIQKAAGVQDTAEDFAKFLIDIGEGKVNEDFVNLIAENSGPNIEWLIKNGVRFEPGVEPLHSYRSPSRGHMVAEHSGANLIKPLEAKAKELGVELLLETPAMSLISQDGKVTGVNAKNFAGDEITINSKAVILATGGFDRNPELIAKYYPSAGSFSTGVGQGNTGDGLIMAESMGAEIINNDAGILLVMNSDTGLGYGEAADGLFVTPQGKRFMDEKDFHFTRTRILYDLGINHFYYIIDETDYNEAVGGAVEAGTAFEADTVEELAKKIGADVSTLKATLSRYNELAKKGKDEDFNKPAEFLTPIEKGKFYAIKMMGVLSGTMSGVKIDINGHVINTKNEVIPGLFAAGEVANGQIFYREYPGSGASIIANLTFGRQAGASASKEALNK
- a CDS encoding response regulator transcription factor, whose translation is MDKTLLIIADNSEVIKKLKSLVFKYKGLKLIDNLTKDVSQLEFFKKALPDILILSFGTFDKDKSALIEYIRRDLPDIQIIIVTDIPLFKYTQKAINEWKISYLIDRSYLSNSLLEKALDFVWQELEEKRINNGYKNKVNELSEKLDELSLYILHEEVIAGASERDIKIAEGYYGIGLDFDTREYYLGFCGYTSSMYSQYNVNGVLFYDYFRLLRSKIRNLYKPGYKAEVFLYAASKNFIIIVSRDYSINTKEGVNKVIEEIHNLIQFEFERWISKGKSNYINFTAISEKISGLGRHVRDELQSIVTLHQLVFFIPEQKIVRLKDKEALLKSRNTEYVNLILNNVKGALMSGRRARLENIIHTLFIETLKYSFNPSLCFYSLDHLKDVYIETVQSNNIVNRTDVQKIFSLHEYISIENAYQQVCDVFCNLQKQIISKISSKSIITNDAINYIRQNYANKISLNSISEYVCISPYYLCRIFKQETGKSLNEFIISVRVEHAKKLFDTTTYKVWEVCEKSGFHNSKYFSQVFKKIVGITPKEYKEMKKQEDK
- a CDS encoding nitroreductase: MNVTEALNGRHSTRAFLSTPIEKEKLNAILEAAARTPSWANSQPWEVFIATGETLEKIKKGYLDKYAQKAQASPEVPRPAEWSEAAKKHQQQLRPDMLRDCGDAAGQFGKLNQAMFNTPAVVYIYMDKVLSEWSLYDIGAYSQSLMLAAVEQGLSTIPAITLVHYPEVQREVLKVPDNLKLTIGIAIGYADKENKINNFISGRGSLDDTVHIYE
- a CDS encoding DUF4231 domain-containing protein, whose protein sequence is MDLNNNCKALEYLVENYKYYDEKSIIYKRNYYILTVSSIVLSALIPLISLFIEIYPFFKYLIAFLGSAASIMTALNAHYRFHEKWIEYRSAAEDLKCHKYLFETQSLPYKGKYKDELLLSNVYSIVKAEHISWKSLELNNKNKPPANKQQ
- a CDS encoding TIR domain-containing protein, whose amino-acid sequence is MVLNIFFSYSGLDLDTIEIILNNIDINPSQHNLCHYKQDNSANDTMEKVIKSLVNIDLFFLITTQNSLASPNVQRELKEAIRLVKMGQIKEICPVLMDENIDTKIDSRIPEYIRSKFICHIQSPLGAAQIIQSIIKKYECMYER
- a CDS encoding tRNA dihydrouridine synthase encodes the protein MKIYMAPMEGLTGYIYRKAHNACFNNIDKYFSPFISTNQSSKLKTRELNDILPENNEGLYLIPQLLSNNSKDFISMANKINQFGYEEINLNLGCPFGTVVSKNKGSGFLAKTQELDVFLDEVFSQCKAKISVKTRLGKDAPEEFYTLIDIFNKYPIYELTIHPRIQKDFYKNKPNLRIFKEALKLSKNPICYNGDIFTLKDYNTFKENFPDINSVMLGRGVLSNPCLTREINQNIKIQKQKLKEFHDKLYDDYKSILSGDINVLFKMKGLWFYMICLFSNNEKYAKRIKKSVKLRDYEEAVSILFNEQDILEDYQDNLVYKEI
- a CDS encoding Lrp/AsnC family transcriptional regulator — translated: MDSIDTSILKLLQENSRISISEISSQINLSISAVSERLKKLESSGIIEQYTTIINPVKVGKLLTATMFLNLESPKYSEGFLQFIQSENEIIECYYLAGEYDYILKIITQNTFTLEALLKNIKSIRGVQKTRTIVALSTIKNIYSVKAEEDNL
- the ald gene encoding alanine dehydrogenase, with protein sequence MIIGVPKEIKNNENRVGITPGGAHALVKNGHKVLIEKSAGQGSGINDDEYASVGAKIYNSNIDIYNDSDIIVKVKEPLESEYELFKESQTLFTYLHLAPNPALTQALLKKRITGIAYETVQLSNGSLPLLAPMSEVAGRMSVQVGANLLLKYSGGLGVLLGGVPGVPQAEVVIIGGGTVGTNAAKMAVGLGARVTIMDINRNRLSYLDDMFGGRLTTLIYNEYNAAEMVKKADLLIGAVLVVGEKAPKIVSEEMVKAMKKGSVIVDVAIDQGGSIETIDRVTTHDNPSYEKYGVIHYSVANMPGAVPRTSTYALTGATLPYLLAIADKGAEGAMLSDKGIMLGLNTYKGFITNKPVADSLNLEYTAAEKLIQ